One segment of Balaenoptera ricei isolate mBalRic1 chromosome 8, mBalRic1.hap2, whole genome shotgun sequence DNA contains the following:
- the LOC132371135 gene encoding interferon-induced transmembrane protein 3-like, which translates to MSRTSQPFFNGAHSGVLPSYEMIKEEHEVAMLGAPQSQAPVTTTVTNTRSAASVPDHIVWSLFNTIFMNWCCLGFVAFACSVKSRDRKMVGDVVGAQSYASTAKCLNIWALVLGIFLTIGLIVLLVFVYLKAYQMALQMANNGGY; encoded by the exons ATGAGCCGCACATCCCAACCCTTCTTCAACGGTGCCCACAGCGGGGTCCTCCCAAGCTATGAGATGATCAAGGAGGAGCACGAGGTGGCCATGCTGGGGGCTCCCCAGAGCCAGGCCCCCGTGACCACCACGGTGACCAACACCCGCAGCGCGGCCTCGGTGCCCGACCACATCGTCTGGTCCCTGTTCAACACGATCTTCATGAACTGGTGCTGCCTGGGCTTCGTGGCATTCGCCTGCTCCGTGAAG TCTAGGGACCGGAAGATGGTGGGCGACGTCGTTGGGGCCCAGAGCTATGCCTCCACCGCCAAGTGCCTGAACATCTGGGCCCTGGTCCTGGGCATCTTTCTGACTATTGGATTGATCGTTCTTCTGGTGTTTGTTTACCTGAAAGCctaccagatggctttacagatGGCGAATAATGGAGGCTACTAG
- the IFITM5 gene encoding interferon-induced transmembrane protein 5 produces MDTSYPREDPRAPTPRKADGTAHTALTLGAPRPPPRDHLIWSVFSTLYLNPCCLGFLALAYSIKARDQKVTGDLEAARRLGSKAKCYNILAAVWALVPPLLLLALVVTGALHLSRLAKGSAAFFSTKFDDSDYD; encoded by the exons ATGGACACGTCGTACCCCCGCGAGGACCCCCGGGCCCCGACGCCCCGCAAGGCCGACGGCACCGCCCACACGGCCCTCACGCTGGGGGCGCCGCGACCCCCACCTCGAGACCACTTGATCTGGTCGGTGTTCAGCACCCTCTACCTGAACCCGTGCTGCCTCGGCTTCCTGGCGCTGGCCTACTCCATCAAG GCCCGAGACCAGAAGGTGACTGGAGATCTGGAAGCAGCCCGGCGGCTCGGCTCCAAAGCCAAGTGCTACAACATCCTGGCCGCGGTGTGGGCTCTGGTGCCGCCTCTGCTGCTGCTGGCGCTGGTGGTGACCGGCGCCCTGCACCTGTCCCGGCTGGCCAAGGGCTCCGCCGCCTTCTTCAGCACCAAGTTCGACGACTCAGACTATGACTGA